In Crassostrea angulata isolate pt1a10 chromosome 6, ASM2561291v2, whole genome shotgun sequence, a genomic segment contains:
- the LOC128189598 gene encoding high affinity cationic amino acid transporter 1-like isoform X1 — translation MSSFLRKLVRKKYVDPFSITDTKLSRCLTTLDLTALGIGSTLGAGIYVVAGQVAKDTAGPAVILSFLIAALASVLAGLCYAEFGARVPKTGSAYVYSYVTVGEFMAFVIGWNLILEYVIGTASVARAWSSYFDSLIHKSIQTFFRDNMPMSIGGLSPYPDFFAFGITLLLTCILTLGVKESSRFNNIFTGVNLLVVLYVVICGFIKADLSNWSLPKPPLNSTTDKAGDGGFLPFGFSGVMSGAATCFYAFVGFDCIATTGEEVKNPQKAIPISIVLSLFGCFLAYFGVSAAITLMSPYYLLDHDAPLPEVFSQVGWDVARYIIAVGAVCGLSTSLLGAMFPLPRVIYAMASDGLLFQFLGTVSERFKTPVAGTLLSGLFAGFMAMMFDLKELVDMMSIGTLLAYTLVAVSVLLLRYRVNSFNQYRADDGDSLILNDTSSVGYLQQMFNHKLLAPTHLSETVSFWNITIICVLIIAESLILIFLEDFISSGVWWSIALVSVVGLLIFILVYSTWLQPQNQDLVNFKGPLLPILPVISVFVNVYLMLKLSSATWIRFGVWMFLGFIIYFAYGVWFSLVNETLPNFTIVNEREDEQNETRPLLK, via the exons ATGTCAAGTTTCCTTCGCAAACTAGTGCGGAAAAAGTATGTGGATCCCTTCAGTATCACAGACACCAAGTTATCCAGATGTTTGACCACATTAGATTTAACTGCCCTAG GGATAGGGAGTACCCTGGGAGCTGGGATCTATGTTGTGGCTGGTCAGGTAGCCAAAGACACAGCGGGCCCAGCTGTCATCCTGTCCTTCCTTATAGCAGCTTTAGCCTCGGTGTTAGCAG GTTTATGCTATGCTGAGTTTGGAGCCAGGGTCCCTAAGACAGGGTCAGCCTATGTGTACAGTTATGTCACAGTCGGAGAGTTCATGGCCTTTGTCATTGGGTGGAACCTGATCCTGGAGTATGTGATAG gGACGGCTAGCGTAGCTCGTGCATGGAGCTCGTACTTTGATTCACTGATCCATAAATCAATCCAAACCTTCTTCAGGGACAACATGCCCATGAGTATTGGGGGTCTATCTCCTTATCCAGATTTCTTTGCTTTTGGCATCACCCTCCTACTCACAT GTATACTAACTTTAGGAGTGAAAGAATCCTCAAggtttaacaacattttcaCAGGAGTGAACCTTCTGGTGGTGTTGTATGTTGTCATTTGTGGATTCATTAAGGCAGACCTGAGTAATTGGTCTCTACCTAAACCTCcg CTGAACTCTACAACTGACAAAGCAGGAGATGGTGGATTTCTCCCATTTGGTTTTTCGGGAGTGATGTCGGGAGCAGCTACTTGTTTCTATGCTTTTGTGGGATTTGACTGTATCGCTACTACAG GGGAGGAAGTCAAGAACCCACAGAAAGCCATCCCCATCAGCATTGTCCTGTCTCTATTTGGGTGTTTCCTGGCCTACTTCGGAGTATCGGCAGCCATTACTCTGATGAGTCCGTACTACCTCCTAGACCATGATGCTCCCCTCCCCGAGGTCTTCTCTCAAGTGGGCTGGGACGTGGCCCGATATATCATAGCTGTGGGGGCAGTATGTGGTCTTTCCACCAG TCTCCTTGGTGCCATGTTTCCATTGCCCCGAGTCATCTATGCAATGGCCAGTGATGGTCTACTCTTTCAGTTTCTTGGCACTGTTAGTGAGAGGTTTAAAACACCTGTGGCAGGCACGCTTCTCTCTGGACTGTTTGCAG ggTTCATGGCAATGATGTTTGACCTTAAAGAGCTAGTGGACATGATGTCCATAGGAACCTTGTTAGCATATACTCTTGTAGCTGTTAGTGTTTTATTGTTAAG GTACAGAGTGAATTCCTTTAACCAATACAGGGCAGATGACGG AGATTCATTGATATTAAATGACACCAGTTCAGTCGGatatttacaacaaatgttCAACCATAAACTTCTCGCTCCTACTCACCTGTCAGAAACTGTCTCATTTTGGAATATCACCATTATAT gtgtgttgATCATTGCCGAGTCTTTAATACTCATTTTTCTTGAGGACTTCATTTCATCTGGTGTTTGGTGGTCCATAGCACTAGTTAGTGTTGTTGGTCTCCTCATATtcattcttgtttattcaacatGGCTACAACCCCAAAATCAGGATTTAGTCAACTTTAAG GGGCCTCTTCTTCCAATCCTACCTGTGATCAGTGTCTTTGTTAACGTTTATCTAATGCTCAAACTGTCATCTGCCACTTGGATCAGGTTTGGAGTTTGGATGTTTTTGG GGTTCATTATCTACTTTGCCTATGGAGTTTGGTTCAGTCTTGTAAATGAAACGCTGCCAAATTTCACAATTGTGAACGAAAGAGAGGACGAACAGAATGAAACACGCCCTCTCCTCAAATAG
- the LOC128188811 gene encoding uncharacterized protein LOC128188811, with protein sequence MYRRSSRFYTRRPSSTCMPETESRLELHSTLEKLDCGINMKKKAVLREKPVTVWSFRRKACLGALFVMYALLVVPCVIDLVNNLISSRELDKIWGILEEAVHLHSSTVAIIHNFHCMFMDMDCEEKMLSLLSHREHVCPGEDYLVNVVSAILQKQNAQNSSFDHGRNISTESSFSSFSCAGTTFLNLHTAAVPKTGSMLVQSLKYVHASYSAFDVLIELYSHCIVGTHSDLHHLLHEINYVKGQLLSFFLKQTPDDSIAQLELLLKETYNAAADGKSSDLCSNTMLQGYLSSVHEITNISQRQLKQLQSFTQSEYKWTIIIQTMYFIVLFSIPLICLWHFVEFWRRLVLIQKLSQKYNAVSDQLLKEQLEFKSILSEVIPRSNFGEFISEGSKISLMSSVFRTDSHCEPVQVSFSDNEGSDEGEDRDLQIRNSRISMINRFKQKSNPMGTIHETHSIYDKLTKKMSSKNINPSTSNEVTIFRSDIVGFSRTIKHFTPSETVNLVSYLIKLFDERIQLYDVFVLGREVDSFTVVSGISLAQITRHASEIVNMALDLMSISSDLEFQAGPETKLRLRMGIHTGTAYSRQVGFPKPRYNISGELLEVVKKIVRNAQPNQIQVSETTYQLLCRHIAYNLGKSGYITTETNKNIKVYTLNGRRVSEDVTARDCPGRRTAWMPIQLEQKALYRFEAEENRYLAPLNWMLPRDCHSMASGSTSSSFSNAPAASRRSSITRPFKMSTQETLNETLGF encoded by the exons ATGTACAGAAGGAGTTCGCGCTTTTACACACGGAGGCCCTCGAGTACATGTATGCCGGAAACAGAGAGCAGACTAGAACTCCATAGCACGCTGGAGAAACTGGACTGTGGCATCA ATATGAAGAAGAAAGCTGTTCTACGGGAAAAACCGGTGACGGTGTGGAGTTTCCGGAGGAAGGCGTGCCTGGGAGCCCTCTTCGTTATGTACGCATTACTGGTGGTTCCCTGTGTCATCGATCTCGTTAACAACCTCATTTCCAGTAGAGAACTGGACAAG atttggGGAATTCTGGAAGAGGCAGTACATCTCCATTCGTCAACAGTAGCAATAATTCACAATTTCCACTGTATGTTTATGGATATGGATTGTGAAGAGAAAATGTTGAGTCTCCTATCGCATAGAGAACACGTTTGTCCCGGCGAGGACTACTTAGTGAATGTAGTATCTGCAATTCTTCAGAAACAAAACGCCCAGAATAGCAGTTTTGACCACGGGAGAAATATATCGACCGAAAGTTCCTTTTCATCCTTTTCTTGTGCTGGAACAACGTTCCTGAACTTGCACACTGCAGCTGTTCCTAAGACTGGTTCCATGCTGGTCCAGTCGTTGAAGTATGTCCATGCTTCCTATTCTGCTTTCGATGTTTTAATCGAACTCTATTCCCATTGTATCGTTGGCACACACAGTGACCTGCACCATTTGCTCCACGAAATCAATTACGTGAAGGGTCAGTTGTTGTCGTTCTTCCTGAAACAAACGCCCGACGACTCCATCGCTCAGTTAGAACTGTTGTTGAAGGAAACTTACAACGCAGCAGCAGACGGCAAATCCTCAGACTTGTGTTCTAACACGATGCTGCAGGGTTACTTGTCGTCTGTTCATGAAATCACAAACATTTCACAGCGCCAGCTAAAACAACTACAAAGTTTCACGCAGTCCGAATACAAATGGACCATCATTATTCAGACAATGTATTTCATTGTTCTCTTTTCCATACCTTTGATTTGTCTGTGGCATTTCGTAGAATTTTGGCGCCGCCTTGTTCTCATTCAAAAGTTATCTCAGAAATATAACGCGGTGTCGGATCAACTGTTGAAAGAGCAACTCGAATTTAAATCCATTCTCAGTGAAGTGATACCAAGGTCAAATTTCGGTGAATTTATCTCAGAAGGTTCAAAGATATCCTTGATGTCCTCGGTGTTCAGAACTGACTCCCACTGCGAGCCTGTTCAAGTCTCCTTTTCGGACAACGAAGGATCAGACGAAGGAGAAGATCGGGATCTACAGATTCGAAATTCTCGAATTTCGATGATTAATCGATTTAAACAGAAAAGTAACCCAATGGGGACGATTCACGAGACTCATAGTATCTATGATAAACTTACCAAAAAGATGTCCTCTAAGAACATAAATCCGTCCACTTCAAACGAAGTGACCATTTTTCGGTCGGACATCGTTGGGTTTTCCCGCACTATTAAACACTTCACTCCATCAGAGACGGTGAATCTGGTGTCTTATCTTATAAAGCTGTTCGATGAACGAATCCAGTTGTATGACGTGTTTGTCCTCGGACGAGAAGTCGACTCTTTTACCGTTGTCTCTG GCATTTCATTAGCCCAAATAACTCGCCATGCGTCAGAAATAGTGAACATGGCGCTGGATTTGATGTCCATCAGCAGCGACCTAGAGTTCCAGGCAGGCCCAGAGACCAAGCTGAGGCTCAGAATGGGGATCCATACTG GTACAGCATATAGTAGACAAGTTGGGTTCCCCAAACCTCGCTACAACATATCGGGAGAGTTGCTTGAAGTCGTGAAGAAAATAGTCCGCAACGCACAAC CTAATCAAATTCAAGTGAGTGAGACGACATACCAACTCCTGTGTCGACACATTGCTTATAACCTGGGAAAGAGTGGCTACATTACTACAGAG ACAAACAAGAACATCAAGGTGTACACACTGAACGGTCGGCGGGTGTCCGAGGACGTGACGGCCCGGGACTGCCCCGGGAGACGGACCGCCTGGATGCCCATACAGCTGGAGCAGAAGGCCCTTTACAG ATTTGAGGCCGAAGAGAACCGGTACTTGGCGCCATTGAATTGGATGCTGCCCCGGGACTGTCACTCCATGGCGTCTGGATCCACCTCCTCCAGCTTCTCTAACGCCCCCGCAGCCTCCAGACGCAGCAGCATCACCCGACCTTTCAAAATGTCAACTCAGGAAACGCTCAACGAGACGCTGGGATTTTAA
- the LOC128188812 gene encoding high affinity cationic amino acid transporter 1-like isoform X1: protein MSSFLRKLVRKKYVDPFSITDTKLSRCLTTLDLTALGIGSTLGAGIYVVAGQVAKDTAGPAVILSFLIAALASVLAGLCYAEFGARVPKTGSAYVYSYVTVGEFMAFVIGWNLILEYVIGTASVARAWSSYFDSLIHKSIQTFFRDNMPMSIGGLSPYPDFFAFGITLLLTCILTLGVKESSRFNNIFTGVNLLVVLYVVICGFIKADLSNWSLPKPALNSTTDKAGDGGFLPFGFSGVMSGAATCFYAFVGFDCIATTGEEVKNPQKAIPISIVLSLFGCFLAYFGVSAAITLMSPYYLLDHDAPLPEVFSQVGWDVARYIIAVGAVCGLSTSLLGAMFPLPRVIYAMASDGLLFQFLGTVSERFKTPVAGTLLSGLFAGFMAMMFDLKELVDMMSIGTLLAYTLVAVSVLLLRYRVNSFNQYRADDGDSLILNDTSSVGYLQQMINHKLLAPTHLSETVSFWNITIICVLIIAESLILIFLEDFISSGVWWSIALVSVVGLLIFILVYSTWLQPQNQDLVNFKVPLLPILPVISVFVNVYLMLKLSSATWIRFGVWMFLGFIIYFAYGVWFSLVNETLPNFTIVNEREDEQNETRPLLK, encoded by the exons ATGTCAAGTTTCCTTCGCAAACTAGTGCGGAAAAAGTATGTGGATCCCTTCAGTATCACAGACACCAAGTTATCCAGATGTTTGACCACATTAGATTTAACTGCCCTAG GGATAGGGAGTACCCTGGGAGCTGGGATCTATGTTGTGGCTGGTCAGGTAGCCAAAGACACAGCGGGCCCAGCTGTCATCCTGTCGTTCCTTATAGCAGCTTTAGCCTCGGTGTTAGCAG GTTTATGCTATGCTGAGTTTGGAGCCAGGGTCCCTAAGACAGGGTCAGCCTATGTGTACAGTTATGTCACAGTCGGAGAGTTCATGGCCTTTGTCATTGGGTGGAACCTGATCCTGGAGTATGTGATAG gGACGGCTAGCGTAGCTCGTGCATGGAGCTCGTACTTTGATTCACTGATCCATAAATCCATCCAAACCTTCTTCAGGGACAACATGCCCATGAGTATTGGGGGTCTATCTCCTTATCCAGATTTCTTTGCTTTTGGCATCACCCTCCTACTCACAT GTATACTAACTTTAGGAGTGAAAGAATCCTCAAggtttaacaacattttcaCAGGAGTGAACCTTCTGGTGGTGTTGTATGTTGTCATTTGTGGATTCATTAAGGCAGACCTGAGTAATTGGTCTCTACCTAAACCTGCg CTGAACTCTACAACTGACAAAGCAGGAGATGGTGGATTTCTCCCATTTGGTTTTTCGGGAGTGATGTCGGGAGCAGCTACTTGTTTCTATGCTTTTGTGGGATTTGACTGTATCGCTACTACAG GGGAGGAAGTCAAGAACCCACAGAAAGCCATCCCCATCAGCATTGTCCTGTCTCTATTTGGGTGTTTCCTGGCCTACTTTGGAGTATCGGCAGCCATTACTCTGATGAGTCCTTACTACCTCCTAGACCATGATGCTCCCCTCCCCGAGGTCTTCTCTCAAGTGGGCTGGGACGTGGCCCGATATATCATAGCTGTGGGGGCAGTATGTGGTCTCTCCACCAG TCTCCTTGGTGCCATGTTTCCATTGCCCCGAGTCATCTATGCAATGGCCAGTGATGGTCTACTCTTTCAGTTTCTTGGTACTGTTAGTGAGAGGTTTAAAACACCTGTGGCAGGCACGCTTCTGTCTGGACTGTTTGCAG ggTTCATGGCAATGATGTTTGACCTTAAAGAGCTAGTGGACATGATGTCCATAGGAACCTTGTTAGCATATACTCTTGTAGCTGTTAGTGTTTTATTGTTAAG GTACAGAGTGAATTCCTTTAACCAATACAGGGCAGATGACGG AGATTCATTGATATTAAATGACACCAGTTCAGTCGGATATTTACAACAAATGATCAACCATAAACTTCTCGCTCCTACTCACCTGTCAGAAACTGTCTCATTTTGGAATATCACCATTATAT gtgtgttgATCATTGCCGAGTCTTTAATACTCATTTTTCTTGAGGACTTCATTTCATCTGGTGTTTGGTGGTCCATAGCACTAGTTAGTGTTGTTGGTCTCCTCATATtcattcttgtttattcaacatGGCTACAACCCCAAAATCAGGATTTAGTCAACTTTAAG GTGCCTCTTCTTCCAATCCTACCTGTGATCAGTGTCTTTGTTAACGTTTATCTAATGCTCAAACTGTCATCTGCCACTTGGATCAGGTTTGGAGTTTGGATGTTTTTGG GGTTCATTATCTACTTTGCCTATGGAGTTTGGTTCAGTCTTGTAAATGAAACGCTGCCAAATTTCACAATTGTGAACGAAAGAGAGGACGAACAGAATGAAACACGCCCTCTCCTCAAATAG
- the LOC128188812 gene encoding high affinity cationic amino acid transporter 1-like isoform X2 yields the protein MSSFLRKLVRKKYVDPFSITDTKLSRCLTTLDLTALGIGSTLGAGIYVVAGQVAKDTAGPAVILSFLIAALASVLAGLCYAEFGARVPKTGSAYVYSYVTVGEFMAFVIGWNLILEYVIGTASVARAWSSYFDSLIHKSIQTFFRDNMPMSIGGLSPYPDFFAFGITLLLTCILTLGVKESSRFNNIFTGVNLLVVLYVVICGFIKADLSNWSLPKPALNSTTDKAGDGGFLPFGFSGVMSGAATCFYAFVGFDCIATTGEEVKNPQKAIPISIVLSLFGCFLAYFGVSAAITLMSPYYLLDHDAPLPEVFSQVGWDVARYIIAVGAVCGLSTSLLGAMFPLPRVIYAMASDGLLFQFLGTVSERFKTPVAGTLLSGLFAGFMAMMFDLKELVDMMSIGTLLAYTLVAVSVLLLRYRVNSFNQYRADDGDSLILNDTSSVGYLQQMINHKLLAPTHLSETVSFWNITIICVLIIAESLILIFLEDFISSGVWWSIALVSVVGLLIFILVYSTWLQPQNQDLVNFKVPLLPILPVISVFVNVYLMLKLSSATWIRFGVWMFLGFLIYFSYSLHHSVESQHDEHIPLSP from the exons ATGTCAAGTTTCCTTCGCAAACTAGTGCGGAAAAAGTATGTGGATCCCTTCAGTATCACAGACACCAAGTTATCCAGATGTTTGACCACATTAGATTTAACTGCCCTAG GGATAGGGAGTACCCTGGGAGCTGGGATCTATGTTGTGGCTGGTCAGGTAGCCAAAGACACAGCGGGCCCAGCTGTCATCCTGTCGTTCCTTATAGCAGCTTTAGCCTCGGTGTTAGCAG GTTTATGCTATGCTGAGTTTGGAGCCAGGGTCCCTAAGACAGGGTCAGCCTATGTGTACAGTTATGTCACAGTCGGAGAGTTCATGGCCTTTGTCATTGGGTGGAACCTGATCCTGGAGTATGTGATAG gGACGGCTAGCGTAGCTCGTGCATGGAGCTCGTACTTTGATTCACTGATCCATAAATCCATCCAAACCTTCTTCAGGGACAACATGCCCATGAGTATTGGGGGTCTATCTCCTTATCCAGATTTCTTTGCTTTTGGCATCACCCTCCTACTCACAT GTATACTAACTTTAGGAGTGAAAGAATCCTCAAggtttaacaacattttcaCAGGAGTGAACCTTCTGGTGGTGTTGTATGTTGTCATTTGTGGATTCATTAAGGCAGACCTGAGTAATTGGTCTCTACCTAAACCTGCg CTGAACTCTACAACTGACAAAGCAGGAGATGGTGGATTTCTCCCATTTGGTTTTTCGGGAGTGATGTCGGGAGCAGCTACTTGTTTCTATGCTTTTGTGGGATTTGACTGTATCGCTACTACAG GGGAGGAAGTCAAGAACCCACAGAAAGCCATCCCCATCAGCATTGTCCTGTCTCTATTTGGGTGTTTCCTGGCCTACTTTGGAGTATCGGCAGCCATTACTCTGATGAGTCCTTACTACCTCCTAGACCATGATGCTCCCCTCCCCGAGGTCTTCTCTCAAGTGGGCTGGGACGTGGCCCGATATATCATAGCTGTGGGGGCAGTATGTGGTCTCTCCACCAG TCTCCTTGGTGCCATGTTTCCATTGCCCCGAGTCATCTATGCAATGGCCAGTGATGGTCTACTCTTTCAGTTTCTTGGTACTGTTAGTGAGAGGTTTAAAACACCTGTGGCAGGCACGCTTCTGTCTGGACTGTTTGCAG ggTTCATGGCAATGATGTTTGACCTTAAAGAGCTAGTGGACATGATGTCCATAGGAACCTTGTTAGCATATACTCTTGTAGCTGTTAGTGTTTTATTGTTAAG GTACAGAGTGAATTCCTTTAACCAATACAGGGCAGATGACGG AGATTCATTGATATTAAATGACACCAGTTCAGTCGGATATTTACAACAAATGATCAACCATAAACTTCTCGCTCCTACTCACCTGTCAGAAACTGTCTCATTTTGGAATATCACCATTATAT gtgtgttgATCATTGCCGAGTCTTTAATACTCATTTTTCTTGAGGACTTCATTTCATCTGGTGTTTGGTGGTCCATAGCACTAGTTAGTGTTGTTGGTCTCCTCATATtcattcttgtttattcaacatGGCTACAACCCCAAAATCAGGATTTAGTCAACTTTAAG GTGCCTCTTCTTCCAATCCTACCTGTGATCAGTGTCTTTGTTAACGTTTATCTAATGCTCAAACTGTCATCTGCCACTTGGATCAGGTTTGGAGTTTGGATGTTTTTGG GCTTTTTAATCTATTTCTCATACAGTCTCCACCACAGTGTAGAATCTCAGCACGACGAACACATTCCTCTCTCCCCGTGA
- the LOC128189598 gene encoding high affinity cationic amino acid transporter 1-like isoform X2 translates to MSSFLRKLVRKKYVDPFSITDTKLSRCLTTLDLTALGIGSTLGAGIYVVAGQVAKDTAGPAVILSFLIAALASVLAGLCYAEFGARVPKTGSAYVYSYVTVGEFMAFVIGWNLILEYVIGTASVARAWSSYFDSLIHKSIQTFFRDNMPMSIGGLSPYPDFFAFGITLLLTCILTLGVKESSRFNNIFTGVNLLVVLYVVICGFIKADLSNWSLPKPPLNSTTDKAGDGGFLPFGFSGVMSGAATCFYAFVGFDCIATTGEEVKNPQKAIPISIVLSLFGCFLAYFGVSAAITLMSPYYLLDHDAPLPEVFSQVGWDVARYIIAVGAVCGLSTSLLGAMFPLPRVIYAMASDGLLFQFLGTVSERFKTPVAGTLLSGLFAGFMAMMFDLKELVDMMSIGTLLAYTLVAVSVLLLRYRVNSFNQYRADDGDSLILNDTSSVGYLQQMFNHKLLAPTHLSETVSFWNITIICVLIIAESLILIFLEDFISSGVWWSIALVSVVGLLIFILVYSTWLQPQNQDLVNFKGPLLPILPVISVFVNVYLMLKLSSATWIRFGVWMFLGFLIYFSYSLHHSVESQHDEHIPLSP, encoded by the exons ATGTCAAGTTTCCTTCGCAAACTAGTGCGGAAAAAGTATGTGGATCCCTTCAGTATCACAGACACCAAGTTATCCAGATGTTTGACCACATTAGATTTAACTGCCCTAG GGATAGGGAGTACCCTGGGAGCTGGGATCTATGTTGTGGCTGGTCAGGTAGCCAAAGACACAGCGGGCCCAGCTGTCATCCTGTCCTTCCTTATAGCAGCTTTAGCCTCGGTGTTAGCAG GTTTATGCTATGCTGAGTTTGGAGCCAGGGTCCCTAAGACAGGGTCAGCCTATGTGTACAGTTATGTCACAGTCGGAGAGTTCATGGCCTTTGTCATTGGGTGGAACCTGATCCTGGAGTATGTGATAG gGACGGCTAGCGTAGCTCGTGCATGGAGCTCGTACTTTGATTCACTGATCCATAAATCAATCCAAACCTTCTTCAGGGACAACATGCCCATGAGTATTGGGGGTCTATCTCCTTATCCAGATTTCTTTGCTTTTGGCATCACCCTCCTACTCACAT GTATACTAACTTTAGGAGTGAAAGAATCCTCAAggtttaacaacattttcaCAGGAGTGAACCTTCTGGTGGTGTTGTATGTTGTCATTTGTGGATTCATTAAGGCAGACCTGAGTAATTGGTCTCTACCTAAACCTCcg CTGAACTCTACAACTGACAAAGCAGGAGATGGTGGATTTCTCCCATTTGGTTTTTCGGGAGTGATGTCGGGAGCAGCTACTTGTTTCTATGCTTTTGTGGGATTTGACTGTATCGCTACTACAG GGGAGGAAGTCAAGAACCCACAGAAAGCCATCCCCATCAGCATTGTCCTGTCTCTATTTGGGTGTTTCCTGGCCTACTTCGGAGTATCGGCAGCCATTACTCTGATGAGTCCGTACTACCTCCTAGACCATGATGCTCCCCTCCCCGAGGTCTTCTCTCAAGTGGGCTGGGACGTGGCCCGATATATCATAGCTGTGGGGGCAGTATGTGGTCTTTCCACCAG TCTCCTTGGTGCCATGTTTCCATTGCCCCGAGTCATCTATGCAATGGCCAGTGATGGTCTACTCTTTCAGTTTCTTGGCACTGTTAGTGAGAGGTTTAAAACACCTGTGGCAGGCACGCTTCTCTCTGGACTGTTTGCAG ggTTCATGGCAATGATGTTTGACCTTAAAGAGCTAGTGGACATGATGTCCATAGGAACCTTGTTAGCATATACTCTTGTAGCTGTTAGTGTTTTATTGTTAAG GTACAGAGTGAATTCCTTTAACCAATACAGGGCAGATGACGG AGATTCATTGATATTAAATGACACCAGTTCAGTCGGatatttacaacaaatgttCAACCATAAACTTCTCGCTCCTACTCACCTGTCAGAAACTGTCTCATTTTGGAATATCACCATTATAT gtgtgttgATCATTGCCGAGTCTTTAATACTCATTTTTCTTGAGGACTTCATTTCATCTGGTGTTTGGTGGTCCATAGCACTAGTTAGTGTTGTTGGTCTCCTCATATtcattcttgtttattcaacatGGCTACAACCCCAAAATCAGGATTTAGTCAACTTTAAG GGGCCTCTTCTTCCAATCCTACCTGTGATCAGTGTCTTTGTTAACGTTTATCTAATGCTCAAACTGTCATCTGCCACTTGGATCAGGTTTGGAGTTTGGATGTTTTTGG GCTTTTTAATCTATTTCTCATACAGTCTCCACCACAGTGTAGAATCTCAGCACGACGAACACATTCCTCTCTCCCCGTGA